Proteins encoded within one genomic window of Spirochaeta isovalerica:
- a CDS encoding OmpH family outer membrane protein → MSTNKTLLISFFLILVLGGNLIASQITKVGVIDRTRILQIFYAESKGMRELEDMKEEIQQELVRLNDEIKMYEERKLTAENRGDESEALRLDNIIFNKKQYMQDYYRTKNNQLAERQKNLTQSTDFSQQLLEVIEFVALSQGCSIVLDYSTPGLIWSNEEVDITNMVLERLQSLN, encoded by the coding sequence ATGAGTACTAATAAAACATTGTTGATTTCATTTTTTCTGATTCTTGTTTTAGGCGGGAATCTGATTGCATCACAGATCACCAAGGTCGGAGTTATCGATAGAACGAGAATCCTTCAGATTTTTTATGCCGAATCCAAAGGGATGCGGGAGCTTGAAGATATGAAAGAAGAGATTCAGCAGGAACTCGTCAGGCTCAATGATGAAATCAAGATGTATGAAGAGCGAAAACTCACTGCGGAAAACAGAGGAGATGAATCCGAGGCATTGAGACTGGATAATATCATTTTCAATAAGAAGCAGTATATGCAGGATTACTACAGGACAAAAAACAATCAGCTCGCCGAAAGACAGAAAAACCTGACGCAGAGCACCGATTTTTCACAGCAGCTTCTTGAAGTTATAGAATTTGTTGCTTTAAGTCAGGGTTGCTCTATCGTTCTGGATTATTCAACGCCCGGTCTTATCTGGAGTAATGAAGAAGTTGATATAACCAATATGGTTCTGGAAAGACTTCAGTCTCTCAACTGA
- a CDS encoding ComF family protein, with the protein MASPASAAKKRKKGWDQVEQICGVLKKTNRFKVVQVLKKKSATGQKMLSLEDRKKNLKGKIHCTLNGASLIQEKNILLIDDVFTTGATADECSSVLKKNGASRVVSLTVAVD; encoded by the coding sequence GTGGCATCACCGGCATCTGCGGCAAAAAAACGAAAGAAAGGCTGGGATCAGGTAGAACAGATCTGCGGAGTTCTAAAGAAAACAAATCGGTTTAAGGTTGTTCAAGTCCTGAAAAAGAAGTCAGCCACCGGTCAGAAAATGTTATCCCTGGAAGACAGGAAAAAAAATCTGAAAGGTAAAATCCATTGCACATTGAATGGCGCATCTTTAATACAGGAAAAAAATATTCTCCTGATCGACGATGTATTTACAACAGGGGCCACAGCTGATGAGTGTTCCTCTGTTTTAAAGAAAAATGGCGCCTCTCGGGTAGTTTCTCTGACAGTAGCAGTTGATTGA
- the nusA gene encoding transcription termination factor NusA produces the protein MTSDFAEAIKLLQQERGISEELVLKTIEDFLLAAYKRKFGTSDNAVVRFSEDMSDVEVYAKKMIVAEDDHYDPVSEIILEEAKLLNDESEIGDEILIKVDKREFDRGSVQSAKQRARQDLREIQKNTMYSEYKDKIGEIIIGYFQRQRNQNIFVDIGKTEAILPRRFQSPREVYRAGDRIKAMISEVNKTSSGLQIVLTRTHTDFVKKIFELEVPEIYDGIVNIDRVVREPGYRTKIAVSTKKSDIDPVGACVGLKGVRIQSIVRELEGEKIDILKYDTNEAEFIKNALSPAHVSEVLVLDYEKKHALAIVPEDQLSLAIGKQGLNVRLANRLVDWNIDVKTEEQRDEMDISPEASRMASEIFGNEEIEEISSIAELPGISERLVALLKENGIELIETLVSMKIEELHGLDGLTDEDIDTINSIIEENVEIVESEDSDEEDDVEDEEEFVTEEVEEYECPECGSSITVDMTSCPNCGIGISFEIEEDESEEDSQ, from the coding sequence ATGACTTCTGATTTTGCAGAGGCAATAAAGTTACTACAGCAGGAAAGAGGTATTTCGGAAGAGCTTGTTTTAAAAACAATTGAGGATTTTCTCCTTGCAGCCTATAAAAGAAAGTTCGGAACATCGGATAATGCGGTTGTCCGTTTCAGCGAAGACATGAGCGATGTTGAAGTTTATGCCAAGAAGATGATAGTCGCCGAAGATGATCATTATGACCCGGTATCTGAAATCATCCTGGAGGAAGCAAAGCTTCTTAATGATGAAAGTGAGATCGGAGACGAAATACTCATAAAAGTGGATAAGCGCGAGTTTGATCGCGGTTCCGTCCAGAGCGCGAAACAGAGGGCTCGTCAGGATCTTCGTGAGATTCAGAAAAACACTATGTATTCCGAGTATAAAGACAAAATCGGAGAAATCATCATCGGATATTTCCAGCGTCAGAGAAACCAGAATATCTTTGTCGATATAGGAAAAACCGAAGCTATTCTTCCAAGGCGCTTTCAGTCGCCCCGGGAAGTGTATAGAGCTGGAGACCGGATCAAAGCCATGATCAGCGAAGTTAATAAAACTTCATCAGGGCTTCAGATTGTTCTGACCAGGACACATACTGATTTCGTTAAAAAGATATTTGAACTTGAAGTTCCGGAAATATATGATGGGATTGTCAATATCGACAGGGTCGTACGTGAACCGGGATACAGAACGAAAATAGCTGTAAGCACTAAAAAATCTGATATAGATCCTGTGGGAGCTTGTGTCGGTCTGAAAGGTGTTCGTATCCAGTCAATCGTAAGAGAGCTGGAAGGCGAGAAAATTGATATTCTTAAATATGATACTAACGAAGCAGAGTTCATTAAGAATGCACTTTCACCAGCTCATGTTTCAGAAGTTCTTGTTCTCGATTATGAGAAGAAGCATGCTCTCGCGATTGTTCCTGAAGATCAGTTATCTCTGGCTATCGGAAAGCAGGGGTTGAATGTCAGACTCGCCAATAGGCTGGTAGACTGGAATATCGATGTTAAGACAGAAGAGCAGCGTGATGAAATGGATATTTCACCGGAAGCTTCTCGTATGGCATCGGAAATCTTCGGCAATGAAGAGATTGAAGAAATATCAAGTATTGCCGAGCTTCCGGGTATTTCCGAGAGATTGGTTGCTCTCTTGAAGGAAAACGGAATCGAACTTATCGAGACTCTTGTATCAATGAAAATTGAAGAACTTCATGGTCTTGATGGTTTGACGGATGAAGACATTGATACCATAAACAGTATCATTGAAGAAAATGTAGAAATCGTTGAATCAGAAGATTCTGATGAAGAAGATGATGTAGAAGACGAAGAAGAGTTTGTTACAGAGGAAGTGGAAGAATACGAGTGTCCTGAATGTGGCTCCTCTATAACAGTGGATATGACATCCTGTCCGAATTGCGGAATAGGAATCAGTTTTGAAATTGAAGAAGATGAATCCGAAGAGGATTCACAGTAA
- the mutS gene encoding DNA mismatch repair protein MutS, with the protein MSENTPMMKQYLSIKEKNRDSVLFFRMGDFYEMFKSDAVEVSRLLNLTLTKRHGIPMCGIPYHASQNYIGRLLKAGKKIAICEQISLPKGGKGIAERDVVEIITPGTVIDEDFLDKGSNNYLAALGRSGKELSIAYIDLSTGEFLTTKIGWTEKNEKLKKELMRISPREIIVQESMLDDQIDRILSQTQAVINRYPDWSYDIDSSRLKLERHFKVASMKGFGFSDNDAELLSAGVIIEYVEDTSKSLLSHIRHLASYREQDFVSLDEATQKNLEIIRNMQDNSSSFTLIDVLDYTRTAMGARKLKHWLLKPLNNKIEIDYRLDKVSLLYKEQALLSDLRDLLGGILDLERLSARIAMEKAHAKDLIAVKQSLLNMMEVEALLQQIPDDDISILSAEGMKEISSLYELLDVSIMEDPSILFTEGRLIRQGYDEKVDNLRNIKKNSRSILDEYLQNEKDSTGIGNLKIKYNKIIGYFFEISKGQLSQVPEHYIRRQSLVNAERFTTDKLISLETEINNSSEKIIEIEKEIFFGIRKQVGEKLDILLEVCSEIAEIDCLQSFAYGATIRGYTRPVLNESGRIYISEGRHPVVEAHLPAGEFVANGIDFTSDDKSFALITGPNMAGKSTYLRQIALIVLMAQSGSFIPAASGSEIGIVDKIFCRVGASDNLARGESTFLVEMNETANILRTATKDSLIIMDEVGRGTSTNDGLSIAWGVSEFLMEDIGAKTLFATHYHELCHMNHKKMFNLSMDVRENKGEILFLKRVKEGPSNNSYGIHVAGLAGLPHSIISRSRSILAYLESRLNDGGEIQIPEKKQEQDSFLFDDSEVIVDEIRGMDINNMTPLEALNKLDSWKKILGN; encoded by the coding sequence ATGTCTGAAAACACCCCGATGATGAAACAGTATCTGTCTATAAAAGAAAAAAACCGCGATTCGGTTCTTTTTTTCCGGATGGGAGATTTTTATGAAATGTTTAAGAGCGATGCTGTTGAAGTCAGTCGCCTCTTAAACCTTACATTGACAAAAAGACACGGAATCCCCATGTGTGGTATTCCATATCATGCATCACAGAATTATATAGGCCGGCTGTTGAAAGCCGGAAAAAAAATAGCCATATGCGAACAGATCTCACTCCCAAAAGGGGGGAAAGGGATTGCCGAAAGAGATGTCGTAGAAATAATTACACCAGGAACTGTCATTGATGAAGATTTTCTCGACAAAGGATCGAACAACTATCTGGCCGCTCTCGGGCGTTCGGGAAAAGAACTGTCCATCGCCTATATTGATCTTTCAACAGGTGAATTTCTCACGACTAAAATCGGGTGGACAGAAAAAAACGAGAAACTGAAAAAAGAATTGATGCGAATTTCCCCCAGGGAAATTATTGTTCAGGAATCGATGCTTGATGATCAGATAGACAGAATCCTGAGCCAGACTCAAGCAGTCATAAACCGCTATCCGGACTGGAGCTACGATATTGACTCCAGCCGTTTGAAACTTGAAAGGCATTTTAAGGTTGCCAGCATGAAAGGGTTCGGTTTTTCTGATAACGATGCAGAGCTTCTTTCCGCTGGAGTTATTATTGAATATGTGGAGGACACTTCAAAAAGTCTGCTTTCCCATATCCGCCATCTGGCCAGCTATAGAGAGCAGGATTTTGTCAGTCTCGATGAGGCTACTCAAAAGAATCTGGAAATTATCAGAAATATGCAGGACAACAGCAGTTCTTTTACTCTTATAGATGTTCTGGATTATACAAGAACGGCAATGGGTGCGCGAAAGCTTAAACACTGGCTGTTAAAACCGCTGAATAATAAGATTGAAATCGATTACAGACTCGATAAAGTTTCCCTTTTGTATAAAGAACAGGCCCTTCTTTCGGATTTACGAGATCTATTGGGAGGCATTCTGGATCTCGAAAGGCTTTCCGCCCGCATAGCCATGGAAAAAGCTCATGCAAAAGATTTAATAGCCGTTAAGCAATCCCTTTTGAATATGATGGAAGTTGAAGCGTTACTTCAACAGATTCCCGATGACGATATATCGATACTCTCTGCCGAAGGAATGAAAGAGATTTCTTCCCTATATGAATTACTTGATGTATCCATTATGGAGGATCCCTCCATTCTTTTCACCGAAGGTCGTTTGATACGTCAGGGATATGATGAAAAGGTGGATAATTTGCGGAATATCAAAAAAAACAGCCGCTCCATACTTGATGAATATCTTCAGAATGAAAAAGACTCAACCGGTATTGGGAACTTAAAGATCAAGTACAATAAAATCATCGGCTACTTTTTTGAAATTTCAAAAGGACAGCTGTCACAAGTACCTGAGCATTATATCAGAAGGCAGTCTCTTGTTAATGCTGAACGCTTCACGACTGATAAACTTATCTCTCTTGAAACAGAAATTAATAATTCTTCGGAAAAGATTATTGAAATTGAAAAAGAAATATTTTTCGGTATCAGAAAACAGGTAGGAGAAAAACTGGATATACTTCTTGAAGTCTGTTCAGAAATAGCAGAGATTGACTGTCTTCAGTCATTTGCCTACGGCGCTACTATACGAGGATATACCCGTCCAGTACTTAATGAATCAGGGAGGATTTATATAAGCGAAGGCAGGCACCCGGTTGTCGAAGCCCATCTTCCGGCGGGAGAGTTTGTTGCAAACGGAATTGATTTCACAAGCGATGATAAATCCTTCGCACTTATCACAGGTCCCAATATGGCTGGTAAATCGACTTATTTGAGACAGATTGCCCTTATCGTACTCATGGCGCAGTCGGGGTCATTCATTCCCGCTGCTTCCGGTAGCGAAATCGGAATTGTCGATAAAATCTTCTGCCGTGTAGGAGCCTCTGACAATCTGGCCAGGGGGGAATCGACATTTCTTGTCGAAATGAACGAAACGGCCAACATCCTGCGAACCGCTACAAAAGACAGCTTGATTATTATGGATGAAGTCGGCCGCGGAACCAGTACAAATGACGGTCTTTCTATAGCCTGGGGTGTTTCTGAATTCCTGATGGAAGACATAGGAGCCAAAACGCTCTTTGCTACCCATTACCATGAATTGTGTCATATGAATCATAAAAAAATGTTTAATCTTTCAATGGACGTCAGAGAAAACAAAGGAGAGATTCTTTTTCTCAAACGAGTGAAGGAAGGTCCGTCTAACAATTCCTATGGTATTCATGTTGCAGGTCTGGCTGGTCTTCCCCATTCTATTATTTCGAGGTCCCGCTCAATTCTGGCATATCTCGAATCGCGATTGAATGATGGGGGGGAAATTCAGATCCCTGAAAAAAAACAGGAGCAGGATTCTTTCCTCTTTGATGATTCAGAAGTGATCGTCGATGAAATCAGAGGCATGGATATAAATAACATGACACCCCTGGAGGCTCTTAATAAACTCGATTCCTGGAAAAAAATACTCGGGAATTGA